Proteins from a genomic interval of Bombus affinis isolate iyBomAffi1 unplaced genomic scaffold, iyBomAffi1.2 ctg00000506.1, whole genome shotgun sequence:
- the LOC126928051 gene encoding G-patch domain and KOW motifs-containing protein-like produces MGLGADKVALQKKNTDFKKEEEEVKIEKGTFVKIIAGEQSNNYGQIEGFDDDAGRLIIKLALGGNIISVNEFMIQKSMRNIRTRNPRDSSKRWIEKDQCPLTPKTVKNKSSNKRKKIGSTMHNKNKYDKVGDKKSERRKRRSESNDDSDSDSEKKRRRERSNSNSNDSYKLKRLKKSKKRKKYDCSSERSSKKRDDEKDQDLDHLVGSNIFQERIRSFYFQDKLYNFIYTDFIIKCIFTKVYFFSYP; encoded by the exons atgggtcttggagcagacaaagtagcattgcagaagaaaaatacagatttcaaaaaagaagaggaagaagttaaaatcgagaaaggaacatttgtgaaaattatagctggagaacaaagtaataattatggtcaaatagaaggattcgatgatgatgcaggaaggctcataataaaactagctcttggtggaaatataatatctgtaaatgaatttatg atacaaaaaagtatgaggaatataaggacaaggaatccaagggactcaagcaaaagatggatagaaaaagatcaatgtcccctgaccccgaagacggtgaagaacaaaagtagtaataaaagaaagaaaatcggaagtacgatgcacaataagaacaagtatgataaagtgggggataaaaaatcagaaagacgaaaaaggcgctccgaatctaatgatgacagcgatagtgattctgaaaagaagagacggagagaaagaagtaactctaatagtaatgattcttataaattaaaaagattgaagaagtcaaagaaacgtaagaagtacgattgctcgtctgaaagatcaagtaaaaaacgagacgacgagaaagatcaagatctcgatcatttagtaggcagtaatattttccaggaacgtattcggtcattttactttcaagataaattgtacaattttatttatacagattttataataaagtgtatttttacaaaagtatatttcttttcttacccttaa